cacgatcagaaatgatgtcgagaggaaTACCATGACGACTTATGATTTCGTCCGTGTAGAGTTgagcaagtcgttcaaccttgaaatcttCACGGATAGGGAGGAAATAAGCAGATTTGATCAAACGATCTATGATTACCCAGATACTATTGTGACCAGAAGGAGTACGAGTaatttggttatgaagtccatagcaatgctatcccatttccaaacgggggtttcaggttgttcgagtagaccagaaggtcgttgatgctcggctttgactttcgaacaggtgAGGCATTTAGAAACATACGTGGTAATGTCTCTCTTCATACCATGCCACCataggatgtacgtagattatggtatatcttgtcagcaccaggttGAATCGAGTACTTGGATTTGTGTGCCTCATTCATGATAAGTTCACGAAAATTGTCacgatctggcacccagatgcgatcGAGATAGTATTGAAGTCCATCAGATTTAGTCACAAGTCGGTCTTCAGTTGCACCACGTATTTCTATGAATAAAGTACCTTCCTTGGCTGACGAATATTGCACTTCACGAATGCAAGTGTGAAGGTTTCTAGAAACTTGAAAACGACAAACGCTTCTAACATGAGTCCTATGACTAagagcatcggccacgacattaaCTTTTCCaagatggtagcgaatctcgcagtcgtagtcgttaagtaattccGCCCAATGTTgctgacgcatattaagctctttttggttaaaaatgtgttgtaggctcttatggtcattgaaaaccacacacttcgtaccatatatgt
The Helianthus annuus cultivar XRQ/B chromosome 6, HanXRQr2.0-SUNRISE, whole genome shotgun sequence genome window above contains:
- the LOC110901132 gene encoding uncharacterized protein LOC110901132; translated protein: MRQQHWAELLNDYDCEIRYHLGKVNVVADALSHRTHVRSVCRFQVSRNLHTCIREVQYSSAKEGTLFIEIRGATEDRLVTKSDGLQYYLDRIWVPDRDNFRELIMNEAHKSKYSIQPGADKIYHNLRTSYGGMV